Proteins found in one archaeon genomic segment:
- a CDS encoding right-handed parallel beta-helix repeat-containing protein, with protein MSDDIGPCSGDGLKIGEDSTNVDCKGHSITGTQGYLSSGVNLSRYDGTTLRNCKIYSFWFGVYLDSSYNSLIGNTATNNFFGYFSGQRYFSNGSASSSSLSGNYFTSNKATFALGAGFEFLNGNGFVLSKNTADSNGIGFFLAGDYFTVTRNTASNGGEEGFFIIGSHNTFNGNLARLNVLNGYELWHASTNSLKNNLASNNAGNGFLLANADDNSLIKNSATSNGHSGLNLTNSMGNFLTKNTAKSNGVNGIAVLNSSSNAIVGNSATKNVFSGITLYTSHSNYLKGNTASKNLRSGITLAYSSTNNTLVKNSALGNSNHGFYFLYSASNIALTNVAKANGIDGFNMWFSNASSLGGNSAMKNVRQGFFFHFSSQSQVFGNTAKSNLDNGFWVEGLSIGNTFSANSADGDSTYGYLDTTSGAGSLGTANFYSIDECHGNLVAGSSPTGACTPQP; from the coding sequence TTGTCGGACGACATCGGGCCATGTTCAGGTGACGGGCTCAAGATCGGGGAAGATAGCACCAATGTTGACTGTAAGGGTCACTCAATTACGGGAACCCAAGGGTACTTGTCAAGCGGAGTAAACCTTTCCAGGTATGATGGAACTACACTTAGGAACTGTAAGATTTACTCATTTTGGTTCGGGGTCTATCTCGACTCATCATACAACTCCTTGATTGGGAACACGGCGACCAACAACTTCTTTGGATACTTTTCTGGACAACGTTACTTCTCCAACGGATCAGCTTCGAGCTCATCACTTTCGGGAAACTACTTCACGTCCAACAAAGCGACCTTTGCCCTCGGGGCCGGGTTCGAATTCCTCAATGGAAATGGCTTTGTCCTAAGCAAAAACACTGCCGATTCCAATGGCATCGGGTTCTTTTTGGCTGGCGACTACTTTACTGTCACAAGGAACACGGCTTCGAATGGGGGTGAGGAGGGCTTCTTCATTATAGGATCACACAACACATTCAATGGCAATCTTGCCAGACTGAATGTGCTCAATGGTTACGAACTCTGGCATGCCTCGACGAACTCCTTGAAGAATAACCTTGCGAGCAACAACGCTGGAAACGGCTTTCTCTTGGCAAACGCCGACGATAACAGCCTAATCAAGAACTCAGCAACTTCGAATGGCCATTCGGGTCTAAACCTAACTAACTCAATGGGAAACTTTCTAACTAAGAATACAGCAAAGTCAAACGGCGTAAACGGGATTGCAGTCTTGAATTCGTCGTCCAACGCCATAGTGGGGAACAGCGCCACCAAGAATGTCTTTTCAGGTATAACTCTCTATACTTCGCATTCGAACTATCTAAAGGGAAATACTGCCAGCAAGAACCTCAGATCAGGGATCACGCTCGCTTACTCGTCCACGAACAATACGCTCGTCAAGAACTCAGCGCTGGGTAATTCAAACCATGGTTTCTATTTCCTGTACTCGGCCTCAAACATAGCATTAACAAACGTGGCGAAAGCCAATGGCATTGACGGCTTCAACATGTGGTTCTCCAATGCGTCATCGCTGGGTGGTAATTCGGCCATGAAGAATGTTAGGCAGGGTTTCTTTTTCCACTTTTCGTCTCAGAGTCAGGTTTTCGGAAATACAGCAAAGAGCAACCTCGACAATGGATTCTGGGTCGAGGGGTTATCGATTGGAAACACATTCAGTGCGAATTCGGCGGACGGGGACTCAACCTATGGCTACTTAGACACCACCTCTGGGGCGGGCTCCTTGGGCACAGCCAACTTCTACTCGATTGACGAGTGTCATGGGAACCTAGTGGCAGGATCCTCACCAACAGGGGCGTGTACTCCCCAACCATAG
- the glnA gene encoding type I glutamate--ammonia ligase: MLTYKITEDGKFVKRSFTPSDVLEMVNKQDVKFVDLQFTDVPGRLRHVSIPSEMIHEKIFSEGVAKLDGSSVRGFVDIHESDMLLVPDASTYGMVPWIDESVRTARLICDVRSGYGAGRFSRDPRHVAQTAEAKIREAGFSDSLWGPEVEFFVFDSATWEANDPFSSGFKISSRESANEARGTNFPIRFKDGYYPAQPIDTLSDFRGVCVNYLREGFGVLCNAHHHEVATAGQCEIDMYRDELVTMADSAVTYKFVTKNVASKMGLIASTMPKPIFGDNAVGMHIHSSLWKGGRNAFFDPGDAYAEISQQARYYIGGIMEHSRALCAIVDPTTNSYHRLVPGYEAPVYIAWSKMNRSANVRIPAYEKGSEGAKRVEFRTPDPSCNPYLAFAAITAAGLDGMRKKTDPGDPVDEDIYKLTAEKRREMKVGELPGSLKEAVESLKSDSGFLEGIFPKDLVEVMMELEMEAYRAVSARPHPYEFYLYFDI, encoded by the coding sequence ATGTTGACATACAAGATCACAGAGGATGGGAAGTTCGTCAAGAGGTCCTTCACGCCCTCCGACGTCCTTGAGATGGTGAACAAGCAGGATGTGAAGTTCGTCGATTTGCAGTTCACAGACGTCCCGGGGAGGCTCCGGCACGTGAGCATCCCCTCAGAGATGATCCACGAGAAGATCTTCTCTGAAGGCGTCGCCAAGCTGGACGGCTCTTCCGTAAGGGGATTCGTCGACATCCACGAGTCCGACATGCTGCTCGTCCCGGACGCTTCGACTTACGGCATGGTTCCTTGGATTGACGAAAGCGTGCGCACCGCACGTCTCATCTGTGATGTGCGCTCGGGGTACGGGGCCGGAAGGTTCAGCAGGGACCCGAGGCACGTGGCACAGACAGCCGAAGCGAAGATCAGAGAGGCAGGCTTCAGCGACTCCTTGTGGGGCCCCGAGGTAGAGTTCTTCGTCTTCGACAGCGCGACGTGGGAGGCCAACGACCCCTTCAGCTCCGGGTTCAAGATCAGCTCGAGGGAGTCAGCCAACGAAGCCAGGGGCACCAACTTCCCTATCCGATTCAAGGACGGTTACTATCCTGCGCAGCCGATTGACACCCTGAGCGACTTCCGGGGCGTCTGCGTCAACTATCTGAGGGAGGGCTTCGGGGTTCTCTGCAATGCTCACCATCACGAGGTCGCGACCGCTGGGCAGTGCGAGATCGACATGTACCGGGATGAGCTGGTCACCATGGCCGACAGCGCCGTGACGTACAAGTTCGTAACGAAGAACGTGGCCTCGAAGATGGGCCTCATCGCGTCGACGATGCCAAAGCCGATCTTCGGAGACAACGCGGTCGGGATGCACATACACTCGAGCCTCTGGAAGGGAGGAAGGAACGCCTTCTTCGACCCGGGCGACGCCTACGCGGAGATCAGCCAACAGGCAAGATACTACATCGGAGGAATCATGGAGCACAGCAGGGCTCTGTGCGCGATCGTGGACCCGACCACTAACTCCTACCACAGGCTCGTGCCAGGGTACGAGGCCCCGGTCTACATCGCCTGGAGCAAGATGAACAGGTCTGCCAACGTCAGGATCCCGGCCTACGAGAAGGGTTCCGAGGGCGCGAAGAGGGTCGAATTCAGGACCCCGGACCCGTCTTGCAACCCGTACCTGGCCTTCGCGGCAATAACTGCGGCGGGTCTGGACGGGATGCGCAAGAAGACCGACCCCGGCGACCCTGTCGACGAGGACATCTACAAGCTGACGGCGGAAAAGAGGAGGGAGATGAAAGTCGGCGAACTCCCTGGGAGCCTCAAGGAGGCGGTCGAGAGCCTCAAGAGCGACTCTGGGTTCCTCGAGGGGATCTTCCCCAAGGACCTGGTGGAGGTCATGATGGAGCTGGAGATGGAGGCGTACAGGGCCGTCTCAGCCAGGCCGCACCCATACGAGTTCTATCTCTACTTCGACATATAG
- a CDS encoding Lrp/AsnC family transcriptional regulator, with translation MSTDELDLKIVRALMANARLSYRELAHELSVSPTTVISRVEKLQNLGVIRGYSANIDFEKLGYELTAVTEILVSKGKLLEMEREIAKLPGVCAVYDVTGEIDGIVVVKFKEREELSVFTKGLLTMPFVERANTHLVLTTVREDFRVKV, from the coding sequence TTGAGCACCGACGAGCTCGACCTCAAGATAGTTAGGGCCCTGATGGCCAACGCGAGGCTGTCATACAGAGAGCTCGCGCACGAACTGAGTGTGTCGCCCACGACGGTCATCTCTCGCGTGGAGAAATTGCAGAACTTGGGGGTCATCAGGGGGTACTCGGCAAACATCGACTTTGAGAAGCTGGGGTACGAGCTCACTGCAGTCACAGAGATCCTTGTTTCGAAGGGGAAGCTGCTTGAAATGGAGAGAGAAATTGCAAAGCTTCCTGGAGTCTGTGCGGTCTATGACGTGACCGGGGAGATCGACGGCATCGTGGTCGTGAAGTTCAAGGAGAGGGAGGAGTTGAGCGTGTTCACAAAGGGCCTCCTGACGATGCCCTTCGTCGAGAGGGCGAACACCCACCTCGTGTTGACCACTGTTAGGGAAGACTTCCGCGTCAAGGTCTAG
- a CDS encoding ATP-binding protein has protein sequence MAAEAQRSLVLQVYDERYLDVEGVEEEIAREEILSASAPGVTSDPADLATISTLIRDMRILLCKARGTISRGRLTPRVDWMPSRTTTSVTRLLVEELTSALPPLGSREIKLGTVDAESRFAISAEALDGRITVITGRKESGKSHLAKMLLRGLLSHGAYSIVFDLNDEYGAIGQRRDGSRTSESGKVKVVRPGRELRFSLSTVGLRSITNLLSHSLDMPGTSLREFVKIWEQLDSRDELSLVTLEAAIHQWRCNEFVRDALFARFHTLASCGLFTDSESAKFDLQDFFSLNPEGGSLVISLSGISPMNRRMVVELMLSKVVELLEHRKVPPVFLFAEEAHLYLRETYWEDLITRMRHFGVFTVFVTNQPDAIDQKIYRQVDNIFLYSFSNDADLALVSQASMADADTVKAIVRTLPPRMCLLLGHAVRHLPVVVTVDPFDSPESGTTRRFFKEQVELRA, from the coding sequence GTGGCTGCGGAAGCTCAGAGGAGCCTCGTCCTCCAGGTGTACGACGAGAGATATCTCGACGTGGAGGGGGTCGAGGAGGAGATTGCCCGAGAGGAGATCCTATCCGCGTCAGCCCCGGGCGTCACATCGGACCCGGCAGACCTGGCGACCATCTCGACCCTGATCAGGGACATGAGAATACTTCTTTGCAAGGCCCGCGGCACGATATCGAGAGGAAGGCTGACGCCAAGGGTCGACTGGATGCCGTCGAGGACGACGACGAGCGTCACAAGGCTCCTTGTGGAGGAGTTGACCTCCGCGCTCCCTCCGCTGGGGAGCAGGGAGATCAAGCTGGGAACGGTCGACGCGGAGTCCAGGTTCGCCATCTCGGCCGAAGCCCTTGACGGGAGGATAACCGTGATCACCGGGAGGAAGGAGTCTGGCAAGTCTCACCTGGCCAAGATGCTCCTGAGGGGGCTCCTCTCCCACGGAGCCTACTCGATAGTCTTCGACCTCAACGACGAATACGGCGCGATAGGACAGAGGCGCGACGGCTCGAGGACCTCGGAGAGCGGAAAGGTGAAAGTCGTCCGCCCTGGCCGCGAGCTCAGGTTCTCCCTCTCTACAGTGGGCCTCAGGTCCATCACCAACCTGCTTTCGCACTCCCTGGACATGCCAGGGACGTCACTCAGAGAGTTCGTGAAGATCTGGGAACAGCTGGACTCGCGGGACGAGCTCTCGCTTGTTACCCTCGAGGCCGCCATCCACCAGTGGAGGTGCAACGAGTTCGTGAGGGACGCTCTCTTCGCTAGGTTCCATACGCTCGCCTCCTGCGGGCTCTTCACCGACTCGGAATCGGCGAAGTTCGACCTCCAGGACTTCTTCAGCCTCAATCCCGAGGGAGGGTCCCTTGTCATCTCGCTGAGCGGTATCTCGCCGATGAACAGGAGGATGGTCGTGGAACTGATGCTCTCCAAGGTCGTCGAGCTGCTCGAGCACAGGAAGGTGCCCCCTGTCTTTCTCTTCGCCGAGGAGGCCCACCTCTACCTCAGGGAGACCTACTGGGAGGACCTCATAACGAGGATGCGCCACTTCGGGGTCTTCACCGTCTTCGTTACCAACCAACCAGACGCCATCGACCAGAAGATCTACAGGCAGGTGGACAACATCTTCCTGTACAGCTTCAGCAACGACGCCGACCTGGCGCTCGTCTCTCAGGCTTCGATGGCCGACGCGGACACTGTCAAGGCAATCGTCCGGACGCTCCCGCCCAGGATGTGCCTCCTGCTCGGCCATGCCGTCAGGCACCTTCCGGTAGTCGTGACCGTCGACCCGTTCGACTCCCCGGAGAGCGGGACGACCCGGAGGTTCTTCAAGGAACAGGTCGAGCTCCGTGCGTAG